A section of the Methanocaldococcus sp. FS406-22 genome encodes:
- a CDS encoding 50S ribosomal protein L1 has protein sequence MEREALLQAVKEARELAKPRNFTQSFEFIATLKEIDMRKPENRIKTEVVLPHGRGKEAKIAVIGTGDLAKQAEEMGLTVIRKEEIEELGKDKRKLRKIANAHDFFIAQADLMPLIGRYMGVILGPRGKMPKPVPANANIKPLVERLKKTVVINTRDKPYFQVLVGNEKMTDEQIVDNIEAVLNVVAKKYEKGLYHIKDAYVKLTMGPAVKVKKEKTKKK, from the coding sequence ATGGAAAGAGAAGCACTGTTGCAAGCGGTGAAGGAGGCTCGCGAACTCGCGAAGCCGAGAAACTTCACACAGTCATTTGAATTCATAGCAACCCTCAAAGAGATTGACATGAGGAAGCCAGAGAATAGGATAAAGACAGAGGTAGTGCTTCCTCATGGAAGAGGGAAAGAAGCTAAAATAGCTGTTATTGGAACTGGTGACTTAGCTAAACAGGCAGAGGAAATGGGATTAACTGTCATTAGAAAAGAAGAAATTGAAGAATTAGGTAAAGATAAAAGAAAATTAAGAAAAATAGCTAATGCTCATGACTTCTTTATAGCTCAAGCTGACTTAATGCCATTGATTGGTAGATACATGGGGGTCATATTAGGGCCAAGAGGAAAGATGCCAAAACCAGTCCCAGCTAACGCAAATATAAAGCCATTAGTTGAAAGACTAAAAAAGACCGTTGTTATAAACACAAGAGATAAGCCATACTTCCAAGTATTAGTTGGAAACGAAAAAATGACAGACGAACAGATAGTTGATAATATAGAGGCAGTTTTAAACGTTGTTGCTAAGAAGTATGAAAAAGGTCTTTACCACATAAAAGACGCTTATGTTAAACTAACCATGGGTCCTGCTGTAAAGGTTAAGAAAGAGAAGACTAAGAAAAAATAA
- a CDS encoding pentapeptide repeat-containing protein has translation MGKRVISSEEFIDRFVECLEKGKDFELTDCIIKGIISIKDIYERIKDNKKLKKLISEDEKDENILKWIIKSITVNINIYIYNVEFNNDFKIYDERFIFETGKAERLQMVFNGNVDFIKSEFNRETNFKNSIFNKKVSYFECTFKRADFSNVLFNGYVSFYNSEFHRDVNFMQTKFFGYVNFHATKFNEFVGFIFSEFNGAIYFLQSEFNRVTFCSIFVGEIKFIYSKFREFADFTDSEFNGEVNFSNITANKIYFHNSTFKFRADFRDIRFNLISFVDSTFEDLALFRKGIKFEKYEKYGINLKKPNKQWTHTIINMIKDKCLAIFLNTQFLNKHTKIENFPLSKTSFLKTDVREVMILCDIKKEEILSHKLLKLKENAEGIYKEAYEILKNHLDYKSILAEYRNLRISIENNRTYIEASNLYTMEMELIKEFSDSRFERFIIRAYKEISDYGESIEKTGKWIFYSIIVFTILASMLRFKEMEWDIIEIIKFWFVSFLEVIRLFLQIGTDDKSLWILEPIVRVTSLILLGNLYIAVRRKLSRK, from the coding sequence ATGGGAAAGAGAGTTATAAGTAGTGAGGAGTTTATTGATAGGTTTGTTGAGTGTTTAGAGAAGGGGAAGGATTTTGAATTAACAGATTGTATTATTAAGGGGATAATTAGCATTAAAGATATTTATGAGAGGATTAAAGACAATAAGAAGTTAAAAAAGTTAATTAGTGAAGATGAGAAAGACGAAAACATACTAAAATGGATAATAAAAAGCATAACTGTAAATATAAACATATATATTTATAATGTTGAATTTAATAATGACTTTAAGATATATGACGAGAGATTTATTTTCGAAACAGGTAAAGCAGAAAGATTACAAATGGTATTTAATGGAAATGTCGATTTTATTAAGTCGGAGTTTAATAGAGAAACTAATTTTAAAAACTCAATATTTAATAAAAAGGTAAGCTATTTTGAATGCACTTTCAAACGTGCAGATTTTAGTAATGTTTTGTTTAACGGATATGTTAGTTTTTATAACTCAGAATTTCATAGAGATGTTAATTTTATGCAAACAAAATTTTTTGGATATGTTAATTTTCATGCCACAAAATTTAATGAATTCGTTGGTTTTATATTTTCAGAATTTAATGGAGCAATTTATTTTTTACAATCAGAATTCAATAGAGTTACATTTTGTTCAATATTTGTAGGAGAAATTAAATTTATATATTCAAAATTTAGAGAATTTGCAGATTTTACTGATTCAGAATTTAATGGAGAGGTCAATTTTTCAAATATAACTGCCAATAAGATATATTTCCATAATTCAACTTTTAAATTTCGTGCAGATTTTAGAGATATCCGGTTTAATCTAATATCATTTGTTGACAGCACATTTGAAGATTTAGCATTATTTAGAAAAGGCATTAAGTTTGAAAAGTATGAAAAGTATGGGATTAACCTAAAGAAACCAAACAAACAATGGACACACACAATAATTAATATGATTAAAGATAAATGCTTAGCAATATTCCTTAACACTCAATTTCTAAATAAACACACAAAGATAGAAAACTTTCCATTATCAAAAACATCATTTTTAAAAACAGATGTTAGAGAAGTGATGATACTATGCGACATCAAAAAAGAAGAAATTTTAAGTCACAAACTTTTAAAACTAAAAGAAAATGCTGAAGGAATATATAAAGAAGCTTATGAAATCCTAAAAAATCATTTAGATTATAAATCAATTCTCGCAGAATACAGAAACCTAAGAATATCCATTGAAAATAACAGAACCTACATTGAAGCATCTAACCTATACACAATGGAAATGGAGCTAATAAAAGAGTTTTCAGATAGCAGATTTGAAAGATTTATTATAAGAGCCTACAAAGAAATATCTGACTATGGAGAATCAATAGAAAAGACTGGAAAATGGATATTTTATAGCATAATAGTATTTACCATTTTAGCATCAATGTTAAGATTTAAAGAAATGGAATGGGATATTATAGAGATAATAAAATTTTGGTTTGTCTCATTTTTAGAGGTAATAAGATTATTTTTACAAATAGGCACTGATGATAAATCACTATGGATATTAGAGCCAATTGTAAGGGTTACATCTCTAATCTTATTAGGTAACCTCTATATAGCTGTTAGAAGAAAATTGAGCAGGAAATAA
- a CDS encoding 30S ribosomal protein S27e, translating to MELIPQPRTKFLRVQCPECNNEQIVFGSPATVVKCLTCGKVLVEPRGGKGKVKAKILEILG from the coding sequence ATGGAGTTAATCCCACAACCAAGGACAAAGTTCTTAAGGGTTCAATGTCCAGAGTGCAACAACGAACAGATTGTATTTGGGAGTCCAGCTACTGTTGTTAAATGTTTAACATGTGGGAAAGTTTTAGTTGAGCCAAGAGGAGGAAAAGGGAAGGTTAAGGCTAAGATATTAGAGATTTTAGGATAA
- a CDS encoding 50S ribosomal protein L10 yields METKVKAHVAPWKIEEVKTLKGLIKSKPVVAIVDMMDVPAPQLQEIRDKIRDKVKLRMSRNTLIIRALKEAAEELNNPKLAELANYVERGAAILVTDMNPFKLYKMLEENKSPAPVRGGQIAPCDIKVEKGSTGMPPGPFLGELKSVGIPAAIEKGKIAIKEDKVVVKKGEVVSPKLAAVLDRLGIKPIKVGLNILAVYEDGIIYTPDVLKVDEEKLLADIQAAYQNAFNLAFNTAYPAKEVLPFLIQKAFINARALSVETAFVTKETAGDILAKAQAQALAVASKLPDEALDEDIKAKLSSVEVSAAPVAEEKKEEEKKEEEKKEEDTGAAGLALLF; encoded by the coding sequence ATGGAAACAAAAGTGAAAGCTCACGTAGCCCCATGGAAAATTGAGGAAGTTAAAACACTCAAGGGGCTTATCAAAAGTAAGCCTGTAGTAGCTATTGTAGATATGATGGATGTTCCTGCCCCTCAATTGCAAGAAATTAGAGATAAAATTAGAGATAAAGTTAAATTAAGAATGTCAAGAAACACTTTAATTATAAGGGCTTTAAAAGAAGCTGCTGAAGAATTAAACAATCCAAAATTAGCTGAGTTAGCAAACTACGTTGAGAGAGGGGCAGCGATATTAGTTACAGACATGAATCCATTCAAGTTATACAAGATGTTAGAAGAGAATAAAAGTCCTGCTCCTGTAAGAGGAGGACAGATAGCTCCTTGTGACATTAAAGTTGAGAAAGGTTCAACTGGAATGCCTCCAGGACCTTTCTTAGGAGAACTTAAGAGTGTTGGTATCCCAGCTGCAATAGAAAAAGGTAAAATTGCAATTAAAGAAGATAAAGTTGTTGTTAAAAAAGGAGAAGTTGTTTCACCAAAATTGGCAGCTGTCTTAGATAGATTAGGGATTAAGCCAATAAAAGTTGGTTTAAACATCTTAGCTGTTTATGAAGATGGTATCATCTACACACCAGATGTCTTAAAAGTTGATGAAGAGAAGTTATTAGCTGACATACAGGCTGCTTACCAAAACGCATTCAACTTAGCATTCAACACAGCATACCCAGCAAAGGAAGTATTGCCATTCTTAATACAGAAGGCATTCATAAACGCAAGAGCTTTATCAGTAGAGACAGCATTCGTAACAAAAGAAACAGCTGGAGATATATTAGCAAAAGCTCAAGCTCAGGCATTAGCTGTTGCATCCAAATTACCTGACGAAGCATTAGATGAAGACATTAAAGCTAAGTTATCCTCAGTAGAAGTTTCAGCTGCTCCAGTAGCTGAGGAGAAGAAAGAAGAAGAGAAAAAAGAGGAAGAGAAGAAAGAAGAAGACACAGGAGCAGCTGGATTAGCCCTATTGTTCTAA
- the aroA gene encoding 3-phosphoshikimate 1-carboxyvinyltransferase, with product MLIVKKTDRLEGIVKAPPSKSYTHRAVIGASLAEGISRIINPLWGADCLSSVHGCKMLGADITLDKEKDEWVVKGGELKTPDNIIDIGNSGTTLRILTSIASQIPKGYAILTGDESIRKRPMQPLLDALKQLNIEAFSSKLDGTAPIIVKSGKIDGNVVKIRGDISSQFITSLMMLLPFNKEDTEIILTSPLKSKPYIDITLDILNNFGIKIDKTDNGFLVYGNQKYKPIDYIVEGDYSSASYLIAAGVLINSNITIENLFANSKQGDKAIINIVKEMGADVKVKKDRVIIEGEYSLEGIDVDVKDIPDLVPTIAVLGCFAEGKTEIYNGEHVRLKECDRLRACAVELKKMGADIEEKPDGLIIRGVKKLKGAKLNTYHDHRLVMAFTIAGLKAEGETIIEGEEAVKISFPNFVDVMKSLGANIVVG from the coding sequence TTGCTAATTGTTAAAAAAACAGATAGATTGGAAGGGATTGTTAAAGCTCCTCCTTCAAAGTCTTATACGCATAGAGCAGTTATTGGAGCATCATTAGCAGAGGGAATAAGCAGAATCATAAATCCACTCTGGGGAGCTGACTGTTTATCATCAGTTCATGGATGTAAAATGCTTGGAGCTGATATAACTTTAGATAAAGAAAAAGATGAGTGGGTTGTTAAAGGAGGAGAGCTAAAAACACCAGATAACATTATAGATATTGGAAATAGTGGAACAACTCTAAGGATTCTAACATCTATTGCCTCACAGATACCAAAGGGCTATGCAATCTTAACTGGGGATGAGTCAATAAGGAAGAGACCAATGCAACCTTTATTAGATGCTCTAAAACAGCTAAATATAGAGGCATTTTCATCAAAATTAGATGGAACAGCTCCAATAATAGTTAAAAGTGGAAAAATTGATGGGAATGTTGTAAAGATTAGAGGAGATATTAGCTCTCAATTTATAACCTCTTTGATGATGCTTCTCCCATTTAATAAGGAAGATACTGAAATCATCTTAACCTCTCCACTAAAGTCAAAGCCATATATTGATATAACATTAGATATTTTAAACAACTTTGGCATAAAAATTGATAAAACAGACAATGGATTTTTAGTTTATGGAAATCAGAAGTATAAACCAATAGATTATATTGTTGAAGGAGATTATTCTTCAGCATCCTACTTAATAGCTGCTGGAGTTTTAATAAATTCAAATATAACCATTGAAAACCTATTTGCCAATTCAAAGCAAGGAGATAAGGCTATAATTAACATCGTCAAAGAAATGGGAGCAGATGTTAAAGTTAAAAAAGATAGAGTTATTATTGAAGGAGAATACAGCTTAGAGGGCATAGATGTTGATGTTAAAGACATTCCAGATTTAGTTCCAACAATTGCAGTTTTAGGATGCTTTGCAGAGGGAAAAACAGAGATTTACAATGGAGAGCATGTTAGATTAAAGGAGTGCGACAGATTAAGAGCCTGTGCTGTAGAACTAAAAAAGATGGGAGCAGATATTGAAGAGAAACCAGATGGTTTAATTATAAGAGGAGTTAAAAAGCTAAAAGGGGCTAAGCTAAATACCTATCACGACCATAGATTGGTTATGGCATTTACCATAGCTGGTTTAAAGGCAGAGGGAGAGACAATTATTGAAGGAGAGGAGGCAGTTAAAATATCCTTCCCAAACTTTGTTGATGTTATGAAGAGCTTAGGGGCTAATATAGTGGTTGGATAA
- a CDS encoding ATP-binding protein: protein MIDKKILFEEVVLDNLDRVKKAKVIDRDKEIKLLPNKIKVIYGVRRGGKTYFLFQIINKHFKDDFIYINFEDERLININANELNELLKIALSIKNSKNLFFDEIQGVDNWDKFVRRLNDSGFNIFITGSSSKLLSKEIATSLRGRSLKTEVLPLNFKEFLKFKNFEIKKGYSTIEKAELLKYLNEFIKFGGFPEIALVDDEEIKKDILKEYLDSIFYRDVVERHNIRNIKEIKVLRNVLINLFANEVSIKKITNLLKEFNTKISRECIYNYLEYFGDAYLIFLLNNFSYKTKTVSNSKLYVIDGMWNFSLSFSKNKGRILENIVFLELRKKGFVENENLFYVKGKNYEVDFLIFDKNKELIQVCYELNEINKDREIKAFEKAIKDLNLKDVKLKIITYNDEGLEKLNIDNKEYLIEVIPFWKWSL, encoded by the coding sequence ATGATAGACAAAAAGATATTATTTGAGGAGGTTGTATTAGACAACTTAGACAGAGTAAAAAAAGCCAAGGTTATTGATAGGGATAAAGAGATAAAACTCCTCCCTAATAAAATAAAGGTAATTTATGGTGTAAGGAGGGGAGGAAAGACATATTTTTTATTTCAAATTATAAATAAGCATTTTAAGGATGACTTCATCTATATAAATTTTGAGGATGAGAGATTAATAAACATAAATGCCAACGAATTAAATGAACTCCTAAAGATTGCATTATCTATAAAAAATTCCAAAAACCTATTTTTTGATGAGATTCAAGGTGTTGATAACTGGGATAAGTTTGTTAGAAGGTTAAATGATAGTGGTTTCAACATCTTTATAACTGGTTCATCCTCTAAATTATTATCAAAGGAAATTGCCACATCTCTAAGAGGGAGAAGTTTAAAAACAGAAGTATTACCATTAAACTTTAAGGAATTTTTAAAATTTAAGAATTTTGAGATTAAAAAAGGATATTCAACTATAGAAAAGGCAGAGTTGTTGAAATATCTAAATGAATTTATCAAATTTGGTGGTTTTCCAGAAATAGCTTTGGTAGATGATGAAGAAATTAAAAAAGACATTCTTAAAGAGTATTTAGATAGCATATTCTATAGAGATGTTGTTGAAAGGCATAATATTAGAAATATAAAGGAAATTAAGGTTTTAAGAAATGTTTTAATAAATTTGTTTGCTAATGAGGTTTCTATAAAAAAGATTACCAATTTACTAAAAGAATTCAACACAAAAATAAGTAGAGAATGCATTTATAATTACTTAGAATATTTTGGTGATGCCTATCTGATATTTTTATTAAACAACTTCTCATATAAAACAAAAACTGTCTCTAACTCAAAACTCTATGTTATTGACGGAATGTGGAATTTTTCCTTAAGTTTTAGCAAAAACAAAGGAAGAATCTTAGAGAATATTGTATTTTTAGAGTTAAGGAAAAAGGGCTTTGTTGAGAATGAGAATCTATTTTATGTCAAAGGAAAAAACTATGAGGTTGATTTTTTAATATTTGATAAAAATAAGGAGTTAATCCAAGTGTGTTATGAGTTAAATGAGATTAATAAAGATAGGGAGATTAAAGCCTTTGAAAAAGCCATTAAGGATTTAAATCTTAAAGATGTCAAACTAAAAATCATTACCTATAACGATGAAGGATTAGAAAAGCTAAACATTGATAATAAAGAGTATTTAATAGAGGTAATTCCATTCTGGAAATGGAGTTTATAG
- the hisH gene encoding imidazole glycerol phosphate synthase subunit HisH → MIGIIDYNAGNLRSIQKAVELYDKAIITSDSEELLACDKVILPGVGNFGSAMEHLAPLKETIYKIVSDGVPFLGICLGMQILFEESEEKIGVKGLGIIKGNVVKFRDVEKLPHMGWNSVKIVKDCPLFEGIKDNSYFYFVHSYHVNPTEDCIVGKTEYGKEFPSVINKDNVFATQFHPEKSGKIGLKLIENFVELL, encoded by the coding sequence ATGATTGGCATCATTGATTACAATGCAGGGAATTTGAGGAGCATTCAAAAGGCAGTAGAGCTTTATGATAAAGCAATAATAACCAGTGATAGTGAGGAGTTATTAGCTTGTGATAAGGTAATTCTACCAGGAGTGGGAAATTTTGGTAGTGCAATGGAGCATTTAGCCCCATTGAAAGAGACCATATATAAAATTGTTTCTGATGGGGTTCCTTTCTTAGGAATCTGCTTAGGGATGCAGATTTTGTTTGAAGAGAGTGAGGAAAAGATAGGAGTTAAAGGTTTAGGGATAATAAAAGGCAATGTAGTTAAGTTTAGAGATGTTGAGAAACTTCCACACATGGGCTGGAATAGCGTGAAGATAGTTAAAGACTGCCCATTATTTGAAGGGATAAAAGATAATAGTTACTTTTATTTTGTTCATTCATACCACGTAAATCCAACTGAGGATTGCATAGTTGGAAAAACTGAATATGGCAAAGAGTTTCCAAGTGTTATAAATAAAGATAATGTCTTTGCAACTCAATTTCATCCAGAAAAGAGTGGAAAAATTGGATTAAAGCTTATAGAGAACTTTGTTGAGTTGTTGTAA
- the rpl12p gene encoding 50S ribosomal protein P1 — MEYIYAALLLHSAGKEITEDAIKAVLSAAGVEVDEARVKALVAGLEGVDIEEAIANAAMPVAAAPAAAAPAAAAEEKKEEEKKEEKKEEDTAAVAGLAALFG; from the coding sequence ATGGAATACATATACGCAGCTTTATTATTGCACAGTGCAGGTAAAGAGATTACAGAAGACGCAATTAAAGCAGTTTTATCAGCTGCAGGTGTAGAAGTTGATGAGGCAAGAGTTAAAGCATTAGTTGCTGGATTGGAGGGAGTAGATATCGAAGAAGCTATCGCAAACGCTGCAATGCCTGTTGCAGCTGCTCCTGCTGCTGCAGCTCCAGCAGCTGCTGCTGAGGAGAAGAAAGAAGAAGAGAAAAAAGAAGAGAAGAAAGAAGAAGACACAGCTGCAGTTGCAGGATTGGCAGCTTTATTCGGATAA
- a CDS encoding pyruvate kinase alpha/beta domain-containing protein — MKLFEYPGIQNTDETLKIAVERAKKGDIKSIVVASSTGYTAKKLLDLLEEEGLKLNVVVVTYHQGFHGEDIISMDKEVEEELKRRGAKVFRGSHALSGVERGISNKLGGYGPVQVIAETLRTFGQGVKVCYEITIMACDAGLIKAKEEVIAIGGTSRGADTAMVIKPANMNTFFNIEAREILCMPRIKKKKDEEDE; from the coding sequence ATGAAACTCTTTGAATATCCGGGAATCCAAAATACAGATGAAACATTAAAAATAGCTGTGGAGAGAGCTAAAAAGGGAGATATAAAAAGTATAGTTGTTGCCTCATCTACTGGGTACACTGCTAAGAAACTGCTTGATTTGTTAGAGGAAGAGGGATTAAAGCTAAATGTTGTTGTCGTTACCTATCACCAAGGCTTTCATGGAGAGGATATAATATCAATGGATAAAGAGGTTGAGGAAGAGTTAAAGAGAAGAGGGGCTAAGGTATTTAGGGGTAGTCATGCCTTAAGTGGAGTTGAGAGAGGGATATCCAATAAATTGGGCGGATATGGGCCGGTTCAAGTTATAGCCGAGACGTTGAGAACATTTGGGCAAGGAGTTAAAGTTTGTTATGAGATAACAATTATGGCATGTGATGCTGGTTTGATAAAAGCAAAAGAGGAGGTTATAGCTATTGGTGGGACCTCAAGAGGGGCAGATACTGCAATGGTCATAAAGCCAGCTAATATGAACACCTTCTTCAACATAGAGGCAAGAGAAATTTTATGCATGCCAAGAATTAAAAAGAAGAAAGATGAAGAGGATGAATAA
- a CDS encoding TATA-box-binding protein, producing the protein MEPEIKIVNVVVSTKIGDNIDLEEVAMILENAEYEPEQFPGLVCRLSVPKVALLIFRSGKVNCTGAKSKEEAEIAIKKVIKELKEAGMDVIENPDIKIQNMVATADLGIEPNLDDIALMVEGTEYEPEQFPGLVYRLDDPKVVVLIFGSGKVVITGLKSEEDAKRALKKILDTIKEVQEL; encoded by the coding sequence ATGGAACCAGAAATTAAGATTGTTAATGTAGTAGTTTCAACAAAGATTGGAGACAACATTGATTTAGAAGAGGTTGCTATGATTTTAGAAAATGCTGAATATGAGCCAGAACAATTCCCAGGATTAGTTTGCAGATTATCAGTTCCTAAAGTAGCCTTATTAATATTTAGAAGTGGAAAAGTAAATTGTACTGGAGCTAAGAGCAAAGAAGAGGCAGAGATAGCCATTAAAAAAGTTATAAAAGAATTGAAAGAAGCAGGAATGGATGTCATTGAAAATCCAGATATTAAGATACAAAACATGGTTGCAACAGCTGATTTAGGCATTGAGCCAAACTTAGATGACATTGCATTGATGGTTGAAGGCACTGAATATGAGCCAGAACAATTCCCAGGGCTTGTTTATAGGTTAGATGACCCAAAGGTTGTTGTGTTAATCTTTGGTAGTGGTAAAGTTGTTATCACTGGTTTAAAGAGTGAGGAAGATGCTAAAAGAGCTTTAAAAAAGATTTTAGATACAATAAAAGAGGTTCAAGAACTCTAA
- a CDS encoding homocitrate synthase family protein, which produces MDFLFENSWKAVCPYNPKLDLKDIYIYDTTLRDGEQTPGVCFTKEQKLEIARKLDELGLKQIEAGFPIVSEREADIVKTIANEGLNADILALCRALKKDIDKAIECDVDGIITFIATSPLHLKYKFNNKSLDEILEMGVEAVEYAKEHGLFVAFSAEDATRTPIEDLIKVHKAAEEAGADRVHIADTTGCATPQSMEFICRTLKENLKKAHIGVHCHNDFGFAVINSIYGLIGGAKAVSTTVNGIGERAGNAALEELIMALTVLYDVDLGLNLEVLPELCRMVEEFSGIKMPRNKPIVGELVFAHESGIHVDAVIENPLTYEPFLPEKIGLRRNIILGKHSGCRAVAYKLKLMGIDYDRDMLCEIVKKVKEIREEGKFITDEVFKEIVEEVLRKRK; this is translated from the coding sequence ATGGATTTCTTATTTGAGAATAGTTGGAAGGCAGTTTGTCCTTATAATCCAAAATTGGACTTAAAAGACATTTATATATATGACACAACCTTAAGAGACGGAGAACAAACTCCCGGAGTTTGCTTCACTAAAGAACAAAAATTAGAGATAGCAAGGAAGTTGGATGAACTCGGCTTAAAGCAGATTGAAGCTGGATTTCCTATAGTCTCTGAAAGAGAGGCAGATATTGTTAAAACTATAGCCAACGAAGGACTTAATGCCGATATATTAGCTTTGTGCAGAGCTTTAAAGAAAGACATTGATAAGGCAATAGAGTGCGATGTAGATGGGATTATTACCTTTATAGCAACCTCTCCTCTCCACTTAAAATATAAATTCAACAACAAAAGCTTAGATGAAATCTTAGAGATGGGAGTTGAGGCAGTTGAGTATGCAAAAGAACATGGGCTGTTTGTAGCTTTCTCTGCAGAGGATGCGACAAGAACACCAATAGAGGATTTGATTAAAGTGCATAAAGCCGCTGAAGAGGCTGGAGCAGATAGGGTTCATATAGCAGACACAACTGGATGTGCAACACCACAGAGCATGGAGTTTATATGCAGAACATTAAAAGAGAACTTAAAAAAAGCTCACATAGGAGTTCATTGCCACAACGACTTTGGATTTGCAGTTATAAACTCAATATATGGTTTAATTGGTGGAGCTAAGGCAGTTTCAACAACAGTTAATGGTATTGGAGAGAGGGCTGGAAATGCCGCATTAGAGGAGCTAATTATGGCTTTAACTGTATTGTATGATGTTGATTTAGGCTTAAATTTGGAGGTTCTGCCAGAGTTGTGTAGAATGGTTGAGGAGTTTTCTGGAATAAAAATGCCAAGAAATAAGCCGATAGTTGGAGAGCTTGTCTTTGCTCATGAGAGTGGAATTCATGTTGATGCTGTCATAGAAAACCCATTAACCTATGAACCATTCCTTCCAGAGAAGATAGGGCTTAGGAGGAACATTATATTAGGAAAGCATTCCGGATGTAGGGCTGTTGCCTATAAGCTAAAGCTCATGGGCATTGATTACGATAGAGATATGTTATGTGAGATAGTTAAAAAGGTTAAAGAGATTAGGGAGGAAGGAAAGTTCATAACTGATGAGGTATTTAAGGAGATTGTTGAAGAGGTTTTAAGAAAGAGAAAATAA
- a CDS encoding DUF2334 domain-containing protein, with protein sequence MNKKYYLLFSFFVFAVFSFTLFINSNSNHDEQNKPIILVHDVSPIYFKELKEIVKVINKHHYQNRTYLFLIVNHANKYNLKNYPEFVKYLHKLEKEGYHIEFHAYNHIGDEFYCNKTVAEEKLNKSFKILEECGFNPKNIRYFIPPRYKISKDAEKLFLERNITIILENKMITNKNGKIVKIDITNREYTWYLPKSLLKIAENIAIADYKISIKENRQFFLSIHPKAVNYGGGLEFLDYFLNETLKN encoded by the coding sequence ATGAATAAAAAATATTATTTATTATTTTCATTTTTTGTATTTGCTGTATTTTCTTTCACACTTTTTATTAACAGTAATAGTAATCATGATGAGCAAAATAAACCAATAATATTGGTTCATGACGTCTCTCCAATATATTTCAAGGAGTTAAAAGAGATTGTAAAGGTTATAAATAAACATCACTACCAAAATAGAACTTACCTTTTTTTAATTGTTAATCATGCAAATAAGTATAATTTAAAGAATTATCCTGAATTTGTAAAATATCTTCATAAATTGGAGAAAGAAGGATATCACATAGAGTTTCATGCCTATAACCATATAGGGGATGAGTTCTACTGTAATAAAACTGTTGCAGAGGAAAAGTTAAATAAATCATTTAAAATTTTGGAAGAATGTGGATTTAATCCTAAAAATATCAGATATTTTATCCCACCAAGATACAAAATATCTAAAGATGCTGAAAAACTGTTTTTAGAAAGAAATATTACAATAATCCTTGAGAATAAAATGATAACAAACAAAAATGGAAAGATAGTTAAAATTGACATCACAAACAGGGAATATACATGGTATCTTCCAAAATCATTATTAAAAATAGCTGAAAATATAGCAATAGCTGATTATAAAATAAGCATAAAAGAAAATAGGCAATTTTTTCTTTCAATTCACCCTAAGGCAGTTAATTATGGTGGTGGGTTAGAGTTCTTAGATTATTTCTTAAACGAAACATTGAAAAATTAA
- a CDS encoding 50S ribosomal protein L44e, translating to MKMPKKVRRYCPYCKKHTIHIVEKAKKGKPSELTWGQRQFRRVTAGYGGFPRPLPDRSKPVKKIDLRFKCTECGKMHTKANGCFRSGRFEFVEK from the coding sequence ATGAAAATGCCGAAGAAAGTTAGAAGATACTGCCCATACTGTAAAAAACACACAATCCACATTGTAGAGAAGGCAAAAAAAGGAAAACCAAGTGAATTGACTTGGGGTCAGAGGCAGTTTAGAAGAGTTACAGCAGGTTACGGAGGTTTCCCAAGACCATTGCCAGACAGGTCAAAGCCAGTTAAAAAAATTGACTTGAGGTTTAAATGTACTGAATGTGGAAAAATGCACACAAAGGCAAATGGCTGCTTCAGGTCAGGAAGATTTGAGTTCGTTGAAAAATAA